The nucleotide window TTGGAAGCCGGTATCTGACGTTCCAACGATCAGTGTTTTATAATGATTTTCTCCGGCAATTTCCTTAGCCTTGTTCATCAGGATACTTCCGATTCCTTTGCTTCTGTAGCTTTCAATTACAGCAACATTTTTTATTTCCAGTTCGGTCTCATTGCTTTTACATAATGCCATTACAGCAATATCTTCTATGCCATCATGTAAAAGATAGATATCAGATTTAAAAATATACTGATCAATGGCTTCTTTGGTTTCATCGGCCAATAACAAGAGTTGATAAGGTATTTCCGAATCGGAACTTAATTG belongs to Chryseobacterium gleum and includes:
- a CDS encoding GNAT family N-acetyltransferase, with amino-acid sequence MEDFIFHQLSSDSEIPYQLLLLADETKEAIDQYIFKSDIYLLHDGIEDIAVMALCKSNETELEIKNVAVIESYRSKGIGSILMNKAKEIAGENHYKTLIVGTSDTGFQQIRFYEKNGFKKTGIRKDFFIENYPLPIFENGLQMRDMVLLTHYLAE